Part of the Cottoperca gobio chromosome 1, fCotGob3.1, whole genome shotgun sequence genome, TTTACCTCAGTGACTCCATTTCTGCTCCAACGAAGCCGCCGATGATGCAACATTTTCTCCCTGCACGGCAATATCGCAGCAGTAGTGTGTTAATTTGGGAATTCATGCATTTGATTGGTCCTGTTATTTGATTCATGAGAATAGAGCTTGAAGCTTGCCCAAAAGCTTGAAAATGTCCCTTAATTCCACCTTTGTACATCCTCAGACACTGTTCTTGAGAGGATCTAAAAAGttatgtaaaatacatttggctAAATCAGCCATTAGAGGGAGTCATTGCTGTGATCAATGTTGCATTCATCCCATTACTTCTGACCTATTAAATATCAGGTCTACTCTATAGTGGCATATATTTCATCCTCTGGACAGGAGACACTGGGACTACtgtgtacatgtctgtgatTGCCTGCTGAGATAAAACTGTGTAAACGAAATgccccccatccccccccccccccctccccgctACATTTTAACCTCAGGAGGTAAAATGTGATTTCACCCTGCATGCATGGCAGCAGGGGACAGTGAACAATCACAGGCCAGGATCCAAGATATTGAAAAACTACGCCAGATTGCACACTTTACCCACATGCCTATTATGTGTCTCGATGCACAGCTGTGCATATCGATGGTGTAAGTGGGCTAGACTTTCACTGAATCGTCTAAATGCCTGCCAGGATATGAAATGTACTCCCCTGGTTCATCTATCACTACAGCTCTGGCCATGCACTGGTTCACAAAAGCACACCCACAGTCGGTCAGTGGCCTCCTTGAGTTTTTCTAACTGTTGAATTGATCCGGCTGCTCATATTCTTGGTGTCCTTCAACAACCTTGTGAATGTCTCATTGTTGACTGCAAAAAATGGATCCTTCTGTGGTGAgttaggtttagaaaaaagGGCTTGGGCATTATCGAAGCTTGGAACTAAACCATTTGGTGTAACGGTAGgcttaaacacatttttagttaGACCTTACATGAATTTAACGAGAGGATTGGGCAAGGTTTATTCAGTACTTTCTCTATGCACATCAGAATTCCCAGCACGTCGGCAGTGAGATaatcaaaccaaaacaacattATGTTATCCAGGCATCAAAGATGAATTTCTGGGACTACTCAGTACTTTGATTGGAGTTATACTGGGTGACAGTGATCTAATATAATTCACATTTCAGGCTGGTTGGTTGCTTATTACTGTCTCTGGATCTGTTGGTTTTGTTTACAGTCCCCAAATTTTCTGACTCCGCTTTGCTTACATAATCATTTTATCTGCAATACAGCTGCATGTTTAGCAATCACTAACAGCTTGTATAATAGAGTGCAACCATAGCTGATTATTCTGAATGCTGATGTGTTTACAGTCAATGCCatcagtgtgtatttgtttgtttgtgaatatGATGATTCAGGGTATTTTTTTGCTCAGTTGCTGTGATTTACCAAGCAAgctgttgctttaaaaaaaatcaaaacctTTACTGTCACAGATTTTGACACTTCGTCTTCCTTAAATTGATATCAGTGGTAATGATGCAGGAGTGCAGGGGCGAATGAAATGGGGAATTCACTACTGCAGTCCATGTGTATTCACTGGCAATGTCAATCACACAGTATGGCTGCCATCCTGTGGTGGGTTTGTGTAACTACTTCGCAAAATAAATTGAAGTCGTTTCAGTGGTCGTCTGTCTTCCTTTGAATGACACGTGATCCCCATTGtgctttattctttaaaaacacaagacaggCAGACCGTGTGTTGCGTTAACATGTGTTTATTCATCATCGTCTTTGAAAACAATCCACATCCAGGCCTATATATCTCTTTATGAGAGTCACCGCTCACTTTACTTGAAGCAATACTGATACTGAGTGTACTGcatttatattgtgtaaaaGCACAGAagcaaaattaaatgtatttccattcTATCAGAAAGCCTTTGTTTACCATATCTTTGATTCTTCCCTGTCCTTCTGCCCATCTGTTACATCTCTACAccccttctcttctctgtgtctgtctgtccctgtcgcccccccccccccccccccctttcttgcTCTCATGGGTCAGTCACTCTGCCAATAAAGAGCGGCACATTGGCCTGGTCACTCCACAGCAGCATGATAAAAGGCCGCAGGGCAgagaaggaagggaaggagcgagagaaggaCACACTGGTGACGGCCCCTGCCTCAACTCCTTGTTCGGTCAGTGCCAGGAAGGCTCTGTGTCTGGCATCGTCGAGCACCACCTTATCTTCGGAGTAGAGACCACACAGGTTGGGACTCTCGAAGAGCGACAACAGTCCTGGTTAGgggaaatgtaaagaaaagttatgatggggggaaaaaagcaggGACGAAAGCAAAGTAAGTGATCAGATACAGGGAGATCACAGAGCAGAAGGTTATGCATGCTAATTTCAGAAAAAGAGACTTAATGTCTGTCTCCTGGCTGCTTGATAAAGTAATAGGCCTCACAAGCTTAAAAGCATGAGTGGTTTTCAATTATTACTGAACTGAAGGAGTCTGATGGACCATGAAAGATGAACCAACCTAATTTCTTGATAAGCAAGTTCATGTCTGGCTGGACATCCAGCTTGATTTTGGGCAGAGAGACCTCGACATGCTGAGGAGATGTTGCTTTCACTTGTTCTATCATTTGACGCACAGCTGTGTCCGTCAGcctctcctccacctgctgCAGGTCAGTTCACTTTGTTGGAGCGAGGCAGCAGGATGTAAAGGCTGCTGTCACCCGTGAGAGCAAACCTCGCCACCTGTtggcaaaatgaaaaaaatccaGCTGTGACTGTATAGCCGGTGTTTTCACAGTCTTACACTGACAACATTGAGAAAACCCCCATCAACTCTAATGTCAAATTATGAATGCAACATAAAACATTCTGTTAGTCAGTTAGTCAGTTAGCAGTGGACTACCGTATTACGAGAgacctgtttttcttttcttttttgtctatatttgtttgcattttggCAATTCGGAACTATTAAAAGTATGCCAAATAAGCTATTAGCAGTGCCTGTTTGCAATGTACCCGTGAACACAACTATCACTGGATaactttgatactgaagaaatCTTAAAAACGTGATGCTTCTCAAGCGAGGAGTGTGGAGTTATAAGGAGCATCCCCCAAGCTGAGTGTCGGCTGTTCCTCACCTGTGCCTTTAGCTCAACTACATATGTCATAGCCGTCATGTATTTCTGGTGATAGAGGAGCGGCACCATCACCATATCCCCATCCAGTTTTGTGAAAAGTCCTTTCTTGGATTTCATTTCATAATTGACCATCCACCGACCtgaagcacacatacacacagtttattagtttgcacatgcacatacGCACACTTGTGTACAGACACTATACTGACCACTAAATGAGACAGCGTTGAGCAGCATCAGCTGTGTACTGGGTGATATAGAGTCGACCAAATGCTGGATTTTATTGTTGGTCTTAGTTGCCACCCAGCTGTTGatcatttctgtgttttcctcGCTGGTCCCCAGCAGCATTGTGGGTTCTGCATCATAGAACTGGATGGACTGGTTAGTAAAGGACTGGGTCAGATTGATTTctgaggaaaagaagaaagaaaccatGATGAGCTAAAATGATAAATATCTTTTTCTATGCACTCAGATTCTCTGCATTAATCTATTTGACTGCAGGGGAGCTATTCTGAGAGCTTCACACAGTGATAATTATACGTGGGTTATAGTAGATCTGAGAAGCCATCTGCAAGGAGCCGGCCAGCTTCTCTCTCAGCTTCTTCATCTGGAGGTGGACACAGTGGAACTCGTGAGGCACGCAGACAGCTCTCTCAATGGCTTTCCGGGTGTCACCCCTTGCACCTAAAGGTGACGGGATGAAGAAAATCCTGTTACATATCCTGTGacgtaaaataaaaagaaataccaCTGTACTTTAGAGTcaaattgaaagctgcaaagTGTCTCTGACATTTAATATAAGTAGAGAATACCTCCTGTGACATTTCAAAgtgaaaaacctttttatgTAACTTCCTATAAGTCATATACAAGTTAATCTTGTCTACATGTGCAGCGGTAACAAAGGGATAATGTCTCTTGTTAGACCAAAGAATCCTAAAGCATAAGGTTGGCgttattctttatttcttctcattGTCAACATATTCTGTGAAAAGAACCTTCAATGTATTTTTCTGTCCCCTCAATTATTCACCTCcatgtctgtggctctcagccctAAGCCAATTTGTTCCTACTGAAGGTACATTATAGGCTCATTGATGTATCATGGGATTAGTTGACAATAAGAATACTTTTAGAATAATTAACAACAATTATGGTGTTTTAAGAAATGAGGAACCTGCTTCCTTTGTCATACCTAACAACAAATTGGACAGAAGCCCGATGATACTGATAGGAGAGAAGAGCAAGTTGCTGGAGGGTTGTGATTCTCTGAGGTAAGAATACAGCTTCATGGAAAACTCTGTGATGGATTCCTGCAACATGGGTTCCCCTGTGCGACTGTTCTCGTCCAGGCAGGGCTCCCATGCTGTCATGAAGCCGCTGCACGAGTGAGGAAGAGCAGTAGGAGCAACTGAAAGAAAGTTAAGCAAACGATTAATGTACATAAATGTTGTACCTactatttgtaaaaaataattcctcATTTGGACTGTGCAGTAATATAGAAGTAT contains:
- the serping1 gene encoding LOW QUALITY PROTEIN: plasma protease C1 inhibitor (The sequence of the model RefSeq protein was modified relative to this genomic sequence to represent the inferred CDS: deleted 1 base in 1 codon) yields the protein MKRQVVLCFLLQLIFELSSGTNLRVIPGSTLELPCFTFQNDFTGAAITWKFKGENVSVSAQSGSPGVKQGGRYLSISPVTAANEGEYLCFIKENNMEMIVTYRVTVDASISYTIKVFEGSTIRLPCYFPPSSQVEANALWFKDWGFDKKTRLDTEDDPTADNNRVALLYPLDHDQTIIIRDAVMEDAGTYLCQSAEGQKLSSVYIIVEVAPTALPHSCSGFMTAWEPCLDENSRTGEPMLQESITEFSMKLYSYLRESQPSSNLLFSPISIIGLLSNLLLGARGDTRKAIERAVCVPHEFHCVHLQMKKLREKLAGSLQMASQIYYNPQINLTQSFTNQSIQFYDAEPTMLLGTSEENTEMINSWVATKTNNKIQHLVDSISPSTQLMLLNAVSFSGRWMVNYEMKSKKGLFTKLDGDMVMVPLLYHQKYMTAMTYVVELKAQVARFALTGDSSLYILLPRSNKVTDLQQVEERLTDTAVRQMIEQVKATSPQHVEVSLPKIKLDVQPDMNLLIKKLGLLSLFESPNLCGLYSEDKVVLDDARHRAFLALTEQGVEAGAVTSVSFSRSFPSFSALRPFIMLLWSDQANVPLFIGRVTDP